Proteins from a genomic interval of Microbacterium imperiale:
- the lnt gene encoding apolipoprotein N-acyltransferase codes for MRTPLPTPAPAVAPEQETPPRRPVAAWSLPVWAAVLASAAAGLLLDLASAPVGWWPLAFVSVTVALVALIGRSFGGALLIGTVFGAVFYTIHLVWVGEFLGPVPWLALAGLEAVLFGGGAVPIALAYRWIARYPARGLVQMLVVPPLIAVLWTAREVVMGAWPYSGFPWARLGMTQVGGPLAEVASWTSVTGLSLLIVVVCASVVQWIRAGAIRFMLGLHPAVSVAVLLVVTPQFPTAPAGEFRVGWVQGNGPTGYFDDKAPGDVLAAQTAATVPLYGQPMDLLAWPEGGVDGDPLSDLAAAKALDRVVRSAEAPLLMNAATTRGDDVFNTSLLWTADPTDRQWHDKVNPVPFGEYVPDRWFYELIVPDLVGLIQREYTPGTNPPIVQVGDVRVGLAICFDVIYDAVIWEAARAGAEMLVFQTNNADFRGTDENLQQLAFARMRAIETGRAVVNVSTVGTSQVITPDGTTVDSIGVDTAGASISTVPLRTGLTPAVILGPWLTALIVLAAAGALPAAWFSHRARTRADGTDRPTYPGSQP; via the coding sequence ATGCGCACGCCCTTGCCGACACCTGCCCCGGCCGTCGCGCCGGAGCAGGAGACGCCGCCGCGCCGCCCCGTTGCGGCATGGTCGCTGCCGGTGTGGGCGGCGGTGCTGGCATCCGCGGCAGCCGGCCTGCTGCTGGATCTCGCCTCCGCACCGGTGGGGTGGTGGCCGTTGGCGTTCGTGAGTGTCACGGTCGCCCTGGTGGCTCTGATCGGCCGCAGCTTCGGCGGGGCGTTGCTGATTGGCACTGTCTTCGGCGCCGTGTTCTACACGATCCATCTGGTGTGGGTGGGGGAGTTCCTCGGCCCGGTGCCGTGGCTTGCCCTCGCCGGGCTGGAAGCGGTCCTGTTCGGCGGGGGCGCGGTGCCGATCGCGCTCGCCTACCGGTGGATCGCCCGCTATCCGGCCCGCGGCCTCGTGCAGATGCTCGTGGTACCGCCGCTGATCGCGGTTCTGTGGACGGCCCGGGAGGTGGTGATGGGTGCGTGGCCGTACTCCGGGTTCCCGTGGGCGCGCCTCGGAATGACGCAGGTGGGTGGGCCGCTCGCGGAGGTCGCGTCGTGGACGAGTGTGACCGGACTGTCCCTGCTGATCGTCGTGGTGTGCGCCTCAGTGGTGCAGTGGATCCGCGCCGGCGCCATCCGGTTCATGCTCGGGTTGCACCCTGCCGTGAGCGTCGCTGTTCTCCTGGTCGTGACACCGCAGTTCCCCACCGCGCCGGCCGGGGAGTTCCGCGTGGGATGGGTGCAGGGCAACGGCCCCACCGGGTACTTCGACGACAAGGCGCCTGGCGACGTCCTGGCCGCGCAGACCGCCGCCACTGTGCCGCTGTACGGGCAGCCGATGGATTTGCTGGCCTGGCCGGAGGGCGGCGTCGACGGCGACCCGCTCAGTGATCTCGCCGCCGCCAAGGCGTTGGACCGGGTCGTGCGCTCGGCCGAGGCCCCGCTGCTGATGAACGCCGCCACCACCCGCGGCGACGATGTCTTCAACACGTCCCTGCTGTGGACTGCGGATCCCACGGACCGGCAGTGGCACGACAAGGTCAACCCGGTCCCGTTCGGGGAGTACGTGCCCGACCGGTGGTTCTACGAGCTGATCGTCCCCGACCTGGTGGGACTCATCCAACGTGAGTACACCCCGGGCACCAACCCACCCATCGTGCAGGTTGGGGATGTCAGGGTGGGGTTGGCGATCTGCTTCGACGTGATCTACGACGCCGTGATCTGGGAGGCCGCCCGCGCCGGCGCGGAGATGCTCGTGTTCCAGACCAACAACGCCGACTTCCGTGGCACCGACGAGAACCTGCAGCAGCTCGCGTTCGCCCGGATGCGCGCCATCGAAACCGGCCGCGCCGTCGTCAACGTCTCAACGGTGGGCACCAGTCAGGTCATCACCCCGGACGGCACCACCGTCGACAGCATCGGTGTCGACACCGCTGGCGCGTCGATCAGCACCGTTCCGCTGCGCACCGGACTCACCCCCGCGGTGATCCTCGGGCCCTGGCTCACCGCTCTCATCGTCCTCGCTGCCGCCGGCGCTCTCCCCGCGGCGTGGTTCTCCCACCGTGCCCGCACGCGTGCGGACGGCACAGATCGTCCGACTTACCCGGGGAGTCAGCCATGA
- the ccsB gene encoding c-type cytochrome biogenesis protein CcsB, with the protein MTGPDPLSLDGISLLVVWTAIATYLLAFIAYTIDLAGRSVPASVPQREPALVGAAARADRSTQSRQSGPVDSVRTPPANRQRLLWARIGTSLTVLAFLFHLAGTVLRGIAAGRVPWANMYEFALTGTLLIVAVYLLVLRRYDLRFLGAFLIGMIVLQLGGATIAFYVEVVPLMDPLKSIWLVIHVFVASLATALFAIACGLAVTQLMQTRRERRADTTSARNGGPRFLATLPTADALESLAYRFVIVGFVFWTFTLIAGAIWANDSWGRYWGFDTKEVWTFVIWVLYAGYIHARATRGWRGTRSAWLCITGFATVLFNFTVVNMFFKGLHAYSGLS; encoded by the coding sequence ATGACTGGACCCGACCCGCTGTCCCTCGACGGCATCTCACTGCTTGTGGTGTGGACGGCGATCGCCACCTATCTGCTTGCGTTCATCGCGTACACCATCGACCTCGCCGGGCGCTCCGTCCCCGCCAGCGTCCCACAGCGGGAGCCGGCCCTGGTCGGCGCTGCCGCACGAGCGGACCGGTCGACACAGAGCAGGCAGAGTGGGCCGGTGGACAGCGTTCGCACGCCGCCCGCGAATCGGCAACGGCTGTTGTGGGCGCGGATCGGGACGTCACTGACGGTCCTCGCGTTCCTGTTCCACCTGGCCGGCACAGTTCTGCGCGGGATCGCTGCTGGGCGGGTGCCGTGGGCGAACATGTACGAGTTCGCGCTGACGGGTACCCTCCTAATCGTCGCCGTATACCTGCTGGTTCTGCGCCGTTACGACCTCCGCTTCCTGGGAGCGTTCCTCATCGGCATGATCGTATTGCAGCTGGGTGGGGCGACCATTGCGTTCTACGTTGAGGTCGTCCCGCTGATGGACCCGCTCAAGAGCATCTGGCTGGTCATCCACGTCTTCGTCGCCTCGCTCGCCACTGCCCTGTTCGCGATCGCCTGCGGCCTCGCAGTCACCCAGCTCATGCAAACCCGCCGGGAACGGCGGGCCGACACCACCTCAGCTCGAAATGGCGGCCCGCGGTTCCTGGCGACGCTGCCCACCGCAGACGCGCTCGAGTCCCTCGCGTACCGATTCGTGATCGTTGGGTTTGTGTTTTGGACCTTCACGCTGATCGCCGGCGCCATCTGGGCCAACGACTCCTGGGGACGCTATTGGGGGTTCGACACCAAGGAAGTGTGGACTTTTGTGATCTGGGTGCTGTACGCGGGGTACATTCACGCCCGCGCAACGAGAGGCTGGCGCGGCACCCGCTCCGCCTGGCTGTGCATCACCGGGTTCGCCACTGTGCTGTTCAATTTCACCGTCGTCAACATGTTCTTCAAAGGACTTCACGCATACTCCGGCCTTAGCTGA
- a CDS encoding cytochrome c oxidase assembly protein, with product MSWLAVSIYLLAFYGLYVADFADPILHMVTGHTLLGEVGFLVAGMRFTIPILFSDRLPVRMSHGDRALDVCLPKPPCTPSSASS from the coding sequence ATGTCGTGGCTGGCGGTGTCGATATACCTGCTGGCGTTCTACGGCCTCTACGTGGCGGACTTCGCCGACCCGATCCTGCACATGGTTACTGGGCACACCCTCCTCGGCGAGGTCGGGTTCCTGGTCGCTGGGATGCGGTTCACCATCCCGATCCTGTTCTCGGACCGGCTGCCGGTGCGGATGAGCCATGGCGACCGCGCCTTGGATGTGTGTTTGCCGAAGCCGCCCTGCACGCCTTCTTCGGCGTCTTCCTGA
- the cmtR gene encoding Cd(II)/Pb(II)-sensing metalloregulatory transcriptional regulator CmtR, which translates to MLTHADRLDVMNRLGRAMADPTRSRILLTLLDGPNYPAVLSRELGLTRSNVSNHLTCLRGCGIVVAEPEGRQTRYEVADPHLARALTALVDVTLAVDESVPCMDPDCGVEGCVAGKVRA; encoded by the coding sequence ATGCTGACTCATGCTGATCGACTCGACGTGATGAACCGGCTGGGGCGCGCCATGGCTGACCCGACCCGCTCTCGCATCCTTCTGACTCTCCTAGACGGACCGAACTACCCGGCGGTGTTGTCTCGCGAGCTGGGACTGACCCGCTCAAACGTGTCGAACCATCTGACGTGTCTGCGGGGGTGCGGGATCGTGGTTGCCGAGCCAGAGGGCCGGCAGACCCGCTACGAGGTCGCAGACCCGCACCTTGCCCGCGCCCTGACGGCGCTGGTGGATGTGACGCTAGCGGTCGACGAGAGCGTGCCGTGCATGGACCCGGACTGCGGGGTCGAGGGTTGCGTGGCGGGGAAGGTTCGGGCATGA
- a CDS encoding heavy metal translocating P-type ATPase, with product MSAVTGSQVEHVDLDDDDDDDDRPWYRSPSVLIPIASGVAFAAGLVCEWIGAETAGLVSFWIGLLLGAYTFVPGALRKLFTKGKLGIGLLMTISATGAVILGYVEEAAALAFLYSIAEALEDKAMDRARAGLRALLKLVPDTARVQRGDATVEVEAKELRVGDVLVVRPGERIATDGIVRAGRSSLDTSAITGESIPVEVEPGTDVSAGSINTTGVLEVEATAAGTDNSLTTIVELVEQAQGEKGDRARLADRIARPLVPGVMILAVLVGALGSLLSGDPELWITRALVVLVAASPCALAIAVPVTVVSAIGAASKFGVVVKSGAAFERFGGIRHLAVDKTGTLTRNEPTVTRVVTTGATKDDVLAWAASLEGHSTHPLAAAITNNAVPGAPAATDVRETAGHGIVGTLDGARLAVGSPRWLDAGTLADEVQAMESEGMTVVIVHRNDQPAGAIGVRDELRPEVPEVIDTLNRRGIGVTMLTGDNARTAAALAAQAGISDVRAELRPEDKATAVAELSKSQPTAMIGDGINDAPALAAADLGIAMGAKGADAAIESADVAFTGHDLRLIPQALAHARRGRNIINQNVILSIAIIAVLLPLAITGILGLAAVVLVHEIAEVIVILNGLRAARRTHHDRAR from the coding sequence ATGAGCGCGGTCACGGGTTCGCAAGTCGAGCACGTCGACCTCGACGACGACGATGATGACGATGACCGGCCGTGGTACCGGAGCCCGAGCGTTCTGATTCCGATCGCCTCCGGCGTCGCGTTCGCCGCCGGCCTGGTCTGCGAGTGGATCGGCGCGGAGACCGCGGGCCTGGTGTCGTTCTGGATCGGTCTGCTGCTGGGCGCGTACACGTTTGTGCCGGGCGCGCTGCGTAAGCTGTTCACCAAGGGCAAGCTAGGCATCGGCCTGCTGATGACAATCAGCGCCACTGGCGCCGTGATCCTCGGCTATGTCGAGGAGGCCGCCGCGCTGGCGTTCTTGTACTCCATCGCGGAGGCGTTGGAAGACAAGGCTATGGATCGCGCCCGCGCAGGATTGCGGGCACTGTTGAAGCTGGTGCCCGACACCGCACGGGTCCAGCGCGGCGACGCCACGGTCGAGGTGGAGGCGAAGGAACTGCGCGTCGGTGACGTGCTCGTGGTCCGGCCGGGCGAGCGGATTGCCACGGACGGCATCGTGCGCGCCGGGCGGAGCAGCCTGGACACGTCGGCGATCACAGGCGAGTCGATCCCGGTCGAGGTCGAGCCCGGCACCGACGTGTCGGCCGGGTCGATCAACACCACCGGCGTCCTCGAAGTCGAGGCCACCGCCGCCGGCACCGACAACTCGCTCACCACGATCGTGGAGCTGGTCGAGCAGGCCCAGGGCGAGAAGGGCGACCGCGCCCGCCTGGCCGACCGGATCGCCCGACCCCTCGTGCCCGGGGTGATGATCCTCGCCGTGCTGGTCGGCGCGCTCGGGTCGCTGCTGAGCGGCGACCCCGAGCTGTGGATCACCCGCGCCCTGGTCGTGCTGGTCGCAGCCTCGCCATGTGCTCTGGCGATCGCCGTCCCGGTCACCGTCGTCTCTGCGATCGGCGCAGCCTCCAAGTTCGGCGTGGTCGTAAAGTCCGGGGCCGCTTTCGAGCGATTCGGTGGCATCCGCCACCTCGCCGTCGACAAGACCGGCACCCTGACTCGCAATGAGCCCACCGTGACCCGTGTCGTCACCACCGGCGCGACCAAGGATGACGTGCTGGCATGGGCAGCGAGCCTGGAAGGTCACAGCACACATCCCCTCGCCGCAGCGATCACCAACAACGCGGTTCCCGGCGCTCCGGCTGCTACCGACGTCCGCGAGACCGCGGGCCACGGCATCGTCGGCACCCTCGACGGTGCTCGTCTCGCGGTAGGGAGTCCACGCTGGCTGGACGCTGGCACGCTGGCCGACGAGGTGCAGGCGATGGAGTCCGAGGGCATGACCGTTGTGATCGTCCACCGCAACGACCAGCCCGCCGGAGCGATCGGAGTGCGGGACGAGCTGCGCCCCGAGGTTCCCGAAGTCATTGACACACTGAACCGGCGTGGGATCGGCGTGACGATGCTCACCGGCGACAACGCCCGCACCGCCGCCGCCCTCGCCGCACAGGCCGGCATCAGCGACGTACGTGCCGAACTACGCCCCGAGGATAAGGCCACCGCTGTCGCGGAACTGTCGAAGTCGCAGCCCACCGCCATGATCGGGGACGGTATCAACGACGCCCCCGCTCTCGCAGCCGCCGACCTAGGGATCGCGATGGGAGCCAAGGGCGCCGATGCCGCCATCGAGTCCGCCGACGTCGCATTCACCGGCCACGACCTGCGCCTCATTCCGCAGGCCCTCGCCCATGCCCGCCGCGGCCGCAATATCATCAACCAGAACGTCATACTGTCCATCGCGATCATCGCTGTCCTCCTACCGCTGGCGATCACCGGAATCCTCGGACTTGCGGCCGTGGTGCTCGTCCACGAAATCGCGGAAGTCATCGTCATCCTCAACGGCCTCCGCGCGGCGCGGCGCACGCACCATGACCGGGCCCGCTGA
- a CDS encoding M23 family metallopeptidase, which translates to MAEECGTGSRQVAAGQTVTAGQTVTAGQLVGLVGNTGRSTANHLHFEVYLDRTAVDTPRLLEANAG; encoded by the coding sequence ATGGCGGAGGAGTGCGGGACCGGTAGCCGGCAGGTTGCCGCCGGGCAGACCGTCACGGCCGGGCAGACCGTCACGGCCGGGCAGCTGGTCGGACTCGTTGGCAACACGGGACGCTCCACCGCGAACCATCTGCACTTCGAGGTTTACCTCGACAGAACCGCCGTGGACACGCCGCGTTTGCTGGAAGCAAACGCGGGCTGA
- a CDS encoding cytochrome c oxidase assembly protein: MATAPWMCVCRSRPARLLRRLPDDGHPTLIDGFAGPTSALGIDPIEDQRLAGGLAWSYGEAPTLLMLIFGMHRRFRADTAQAVATDRRADAHGDPELDAYNDYLTRLHQKDS, translated from the coding sequence ATGGCGACCGCGCCTTGGATGTGTGTTTGCCGAAGCCGCCCTGCACGCCTTCTTCGGCGTCTTCCTGATGATGGCCACCCCACCCTCATCGACGGGTTCGCCGGCCCGACGAGCGCGCTGGGCATCGACCCGATCGAAGACCAGCGCCTCGCCGGCGGGTTGGCCTGGTCGTACGGCGAGGCCCCCACCTTGCTGATGCTCATCTTTGGCATGCATCGCCGGTTCCGCGCCGACACCGCCCAGGCGGTCGCCACCGACCGTCGCGCCGACGCGCACGGCGATCCTGAGCTTGACGCCTACAACGACTACCTCACCCGCCTCCACCAGAAAGACAGCTAA